One part of the Aspergillus luchuensis IFO 4308 DNA, chromosome 5, nearly complete sequence genome encodes these proteins:
- the RPN9 gene encoding proteasome regulatory particle lid subunit RPN9 (COG:O;~EggNog:ENOG410PF9I;~InterPro:IPR036390,IPR000717,IPR035298,IPR040798;~PFAM:PF18261,PF01399), whose protein sequence is MENQRISDFLADQLQQAPEQCQAYFLSFEDYWERKLWHQLTDSLIEFFRLPESAAQRLPIFKSFVLSFADRINQLKFVSLGLMASTECSNDQERLTFLTSLADKVNKPESQDAYIYALADVANVKQRLQDLNGAQKDLETCQKVLDTFDSVETVVHASFYKVNADYYHAKQEFASFYKNALLYLACINLEDLSEAERISRAYNLSVAALVSDTIYNFGELLLHPILDSLTETPHSWLRELLFAFNRGDLTAYDVLAGNISKNQLLEQHRIFLYQKISLSALTEMVFRRPPHDRNLTFSSISAETKVKPQEIEHLIMKALSLGLLKGAIDQVAQVAQINWVQPKVLDMKQIEGMRNRLKDWDAGVNQLGHWIEGVGKDVWAA, encoded by the exons atgGAGAACCAACGGATCTCCGATTTCCTCGCCGACCAGCTGCAGCAAGCTCCCGAGCAATGCCAGGCCTATTTCCTGAGCTTCGAAGATTACTGGGAACGCAAACTATGGCATCAGCTTACGGATTCCTTGATTGAATTCTTCCGTCTACCAGAGAGCGCTGCTCAGCGACTACCGATATTCAAGAGTTTCGTCCTCAGCTTCGCCGACAGAATCAATCAGCTCAAGTTCGTCTCGCTGGGGTTGATGGCGTCAACAGAATGCTCAA ATGACCAAGAACGCCTCACCTTCCTCACATCGCTGGCAGACAAAGTCAACAAGCCCGAGTCACAAGATGCTTACATCTACGCCCTCGCGGATGTCGCCAACGTCAAGCAACGGCTACAAGACCTGAACGGTGCGCAGAAGGACCTGGAGACATGCCAGAAAGTGCTGGACACGTTCGACTCCGTGGAGACCGTGGTGCACGCATCCTTCTATAAGGTCAACGCGGACTACTACCAC GCCAAACAAGAATTCGCCTCCTTCTACAAGAACGCCCTCCTCTACCTCGCCTGCATCAACCTCGAGGATCTCAGCGAAGCCGAGCGCATCTCCCGCGCATACAACCTCAGCGTGGCTGCGCTCGTCTCCGACACCATCTACAACTTCGGTGAACTCCTCCTGCATCCGATTCTGGACTCCCTCACCGAGACGCCGCACAGCTGGCTGCGCGAGCTCCTGTTCGCCTTCAACCGCGGCGATCTGACCGCCTACGACGTCCTCGCCGGAAACATCTCCAAGAACCAGCTGCTCGAGCAACACCGCATTTTTCTGTACCAGAAGATCTCCCTGTCCGCGCTGACGGAGATGGTCTTCCGTCGGCCCCCGCACGACCGCAACCTGACTTTCTCGTCCATCTCTGCCGAAACGAAGGTCAAGCCCCAGGAGATCGAGCATCTGATCATGAAGGCGCTCTCGCTGGGTCTGCTCAAGGGTGCCATTGATCAGGTGGCTCAGGTCGCCCAGATCAACTGGGTGCAGCCGAAGGTTTTGGATATGAAGCAGATCGAGGGCATGCGGAACCGTCTGAAGGATTGGGATGCTGGTGTCAACCAGCTGGGTCACTGGATCGAGGGCGTTGGAAAGGATGTGTGGGCTGCATAG
- a CDS encoding class I SAM-dependent DNA methyltransferase (COG:H;~EggNog:ENOG410PRGW;~InterPro:IPR029063;~PFAM:PF13649,PF13489,PF01209,PF08242,PF08241, PF13847) translates to MAEHTERNRQYFDKLAKSYTSDFKSILESICRLVDSHRPWISDAWIDTEAGKGQEIKMLEYACGTGPVSLTLAPYVSKIVGLDVSDNMISEYNNNAKEAGYEDKMVALKGDLLAESAPAELSGPEYFDFDLVVVSMALHHFERPELAMARFGERLKKGGVCVIVDIVPDDHHHGHCHNVEHGFGDAAHTVKSHGFTMDQMKQLYEEAGLGTGFKYNISKEQVVFRKDGKEHLKTIFIARGQRA, encoded by the exons ATGGCAGAGCACACAGAGAGGAACCGTCAGTACTTTGA CAAGCTGGCCAAGTCCTACACCAGCGACTTCAAAAGTATCCTGGAATCCATTTGCAGACTGGTGGATAGTCACCGTCCTTGGATCAGTGATGCATGGATCGATACAGAGGCTGGAAAGGGGCAAGAGATCAAGATGTTAGAGTATGCATGTGGGACTGGGCCTGTTTCTTTG ACATTGGCACCTTATGTCTCGAAGATCGTTGGACTCGACGTTTCGGATAATATGATTAGCGagtacaacaacaacgccaAAGAAGCGGGCTATGAAGACAAGATGGTCGCACTCAAGGGTGACCTTCTGGCTGAGTCTGCTCCGGCAGAGCTCTCAGGGCCCGAGTACTTTGACTTTGATCTCGTGGTTGTCAGCATGGCCCTTCACCACTTCGAGAGACCAGAGTTAGCCATGGCCCGCTTTGGAGAGCGTCTGAAGAAAGGTGGTGTGTGCGTAATCGTCGACATTGTGCCAGAcgatcaccaccatggccattgTCACAATGTTGAGCATGGCTTTGGCGATGCTGCGCATACGGTCAAAAGCCATGGCTTCACCATGGATCAAATGAAGCAGCTGTACGAAGAAGCAGGACTTGGCACAGGTttcaaatataatatttcgaAGGAGCAGGTTGTATTCCGCAAGGATGGAAAAGAGCATTTGAAGACCATATTCATTGCTCGGGGGCAGCGTGCGTGA